A portion of the Halococcus salsus genome contains these proteins:
- a CDS encoding MarR family transcriptional regulator, translating to MSDTPDQQLLDLPPSAKLVFVVLGQKGPLTQKQIANEPRLSQRTVHYAIQQFEEIDSTPDNRADLLSIRYTYPFVFRPIRML from the coding sequence ATGAGCGATACCCCTGATCAGCAACTCCTCGACCTTCCCCCAAGCGCGAAGCTCGTTTTCGTTGTACTAGGGCAGAAGGGGCCACTTACACAGAAACAAATAGCCAATGAACCACGCCTCTCTCAGCGGACAGTCCACTATGCAATACAACAATTCGAGGAGATCGATTCGACGCCTGATAACCGTGCGGACCTGCTTTCTATCCGATATACTTATCCGTTCGTTTTCCGACCTATCCGGATGCTATGA
- a CDS encoding PadR family transcriptional regulator, producing the protein MDDLNAFQRDLLYVIAGLENGIPPHGLAIKDSLEEDYSGTIHHGRLYPNLDTLADMGLIDVSEIDKRTNAYSVTQRGQRELEARREWERQHIDLGSS; encoded by the coding sequence ATGGATGACTTGAACGCCTTCCAACGTGACCTCCTATACGTAATCGCCGGTCTTGAGAACGGAATCCCACCACACGGCCTCGCCATCAAGGACTCCCTCGAAGAGGATTACTCAGGCACGATCCACCACGGCAGACTCTATCCGAACCTCGACACGCTCGCTGACATGGGGTTGATCGACGTCTCCGAGATCGACAAGCGCACCAATGCCTACTCGGTCACCCAACGCGGTCAGCGCGAGCTCGAGGCTCGTCGTGAGTGGGAACGCCAGCATATCGATCTGGGCTCCAGCTAA